The window CGGGGGAGTCGTCGACCGAACCGGCGGCGACGAACTCCTGGCCGCGCATCCGGCACCAGGCGGGAAAGTCGATCGCGGCGGCCGGATCGTCGGCGAGGACCCGCAGGACCGCACCGACCGGCAGCTCGGGCAGGCGGCGGGCGGCGGCGATCACCGGCAGCGGGCAGCGCTGCCCGAGACAGTCCAGCACCTCGACGGGATCGGAAGAGGCGGCGGCGGTCACAGGCCCACCACCCCGGCCTCGGCCCGCAGGTCGGCGACGACCGTCGGCAGTTCGGCCAGGAACCGGTCCACCTCGGCGGCGGTGCTCTCCCGGTGCAGCGAGATCCGTACGTTGCCGTGTGACAACACTCCCATCGCCGCCAGCACGTGCGACGGTTCCAGCGTCGAGGAGGTGCAGGACGAGCCGGAGGAGACCGCGAACCCGCGCCGGTCCAGCGCGTGCAGCAGCGCCTCGCCGTCGACGTACAGGCAGGAGAAGGTGACCAGGTGCGGGAGCCGGTGGTCAGGGTCGCCGACCACCTCGACGTCCGGGACCGTCGCGGCGACGGTCGCCCGGATCCGGTCGACCAGGGCCGACAACCGGGCCGCCTCCGCGACCGCGTCGGTGGTCACCGCCCGCAGCGCCGCCGCCGCGGCCACGATCGCCGGCAGGTTCAACACCCCCGGCGTACGCCCGGCCTCCCGCTCGTCCTCCGGATAGGGCGACAGCCAGCGGGTGCCCTTGCGGACCACCAGCAGCCCGACGCCGGGCGGCCCGCCCCACTTGTGCGCGCTGGCCGACAGGACCGACCAGCCCTCCGGCAGCGCAACCCGGCCGAGCGACTGGGCCGCGTCGACGTAGAGCGGGACCCCGGCGGTGGCGCAGACCTCGGCCGCCTCGGTCACGGGCTGTAACGTACCGACCTCGTGGCTGGCACTGATCAGTGCGGCGAACGCCACACCGGGCGCGGTCACCGCCGCCGACCAGGCCGCCGGGTCGATCCGGCCCAGCCGGTCCACGGGTACGGAGACAGCCGAACCGCCGGCCGCCACGTGCCGCCCGGCCGCGTGCAGGACCGCGGAGTGTTCGATCGCCGAGTGCACCAGCGTGTTGCCCGCCCGGCGGCGCCCGGCCAACCCGCCGAGCACGGCGGCGTGCGCCGCGGTCGTACCGCTGGCGGTGAAGGAGAGCTCGTCCGGGCGTACCCCCAGGATCTGTGCGGTCGCGGCCCGCGCCGCGTCGAGCAGTTGGCGTGCCCGGCGGGCCTGCGTGTACAGCTTGGCCGGGTCGGCCCAGCCGTCGGTGAGGGCGGCGAGCAGGGCCTGGCGGGCCACCGGATGCAGTGGTGCGGCGGTGGCCGTGTCGAAGTAGACCGGCGTTACGCTCTCCGGCGGCGCTACGGGGTTCACACTGTGAACGGTAACCCGGCTCGGATCGAGCAAGATCCCCATTGGGGGACAGAGTGACCCCAGAGCCGTTCGGCCCGGCATGGTCGAGTAATCTGCGACCGTCGGTGACGCCTTTGCTGTTGGTACGGAAAACAGACACCAGCGGCGCGCTAGGGAGGCAGGACCAGGTGGTCGCAAGGGGTTCAGATGTACGGCCCACGGCCGGAAGGCGCAGCCAACGGCGTAATGCCGTCCGGCTCGCCGGGCTCGGTGTCGGTGGCGCGGCGCTGCTGACCCTGCTCACCGGCTGTGACGTCGGCGGGGCGGTCAGCGGCTTCGGTTGGCCGCAGGGCGGAATCACTCCGCAGTCGCACCGGATGTACGACCTTTGGATCGCGTCCGCGATCGCCGCGCTCGCGGTCGGCGTATTCGTGTGGGGCCTGATCTTCTGGTGCATCATCCGTTACCGCAAGCGCGGTGACTCGCTGCCCGTACAGACCCGGTTCAACATGCCGATGGAGTTCCTTTACACCATCGCGCCGGTTCTCATCGTGGCGGTGCTCTTCTACTACACCGCGATCATCCAGACCGACGTCGACCGGACGTCGAAGAACCCGGATGTGACCGTCGAGGTAGTCGCGTTCAAGTGGAACTGGCAGTTCAATTACCGCGACGGTGTCGGAGCCGACGCCAACACGGTCGCCTCCACGCTCGGCACCACCGAGGTGATCCCGATCCTGGTGCTGCCGACCGACCGGTCGATCCGGTTCGAGGAGACCAGCAAGGACGTCATCCACTCGTTCTGGGTGCCCGAGCTGCTCTTCAAGCGGGACGTCTTCCCGGGCAACGTGCGCAACGTCTTCGAGGTCACCCGGTTGACCACCGAGGGCGCGTACGTCGGCCGCTGCGCCGAGCTCTGCGGCACGTACCACTCGATGATGAACTTCGAGCTGCGCGTGGTCTCGCCGACCGAGTACGACCAGTTCCTGGCGGCGAAGAAGGCCGGTCAGTCGACGCAGGACGCGCTGAGCGCGATCGGCGAGGACCCGCTGGCCACCACGACCGAGCCGTTCAAGACCCGGCGTGACCAGAACAACTTCAACAAGACCAACGCTACCGGCGTGGGAAGCTGAGGACGGGCATGAAGTCTGAGTGGCGCCTCTTCGGCATCCTCGCGGTCTTTCTGTTCATCGTGACCTTCGTGTACGCGGGTTGGACCGATGGTCAGATGGGCCACGTCGACTGGATCGGCAGCACCGCCCTGGCGCTGTCCACCCTGCTCCTGTTGATGTGCGGTGGCTTCTTCTGGTTCGTCTCCCGGCGGATCGACCCTCGCCCGGAGGACCGGCCGGACGCGGAGATCGCGGACGGCGCCGGGGAGATCGGCTTCTTCAGCCCCGGCAGCTACTGGCCGTTCGGCCTGGCCGTCTCGGCCAGCATCGCCGGCCTCGGCCTGGTGTTCTGGCTCTGGTGGCTGATCGGCGTCGGCCTGCTCGCGGTCATCTTCTCCGCCTGCGGCCTGCTCTTCGAGTACTACTCCGGCACCCGGCGCACCGCCGAGCACTGAGCCGGTAGCCGGCAACACCGGCAACACACATCGAGCCGTCGACCGGGATCCGTCCCGGTCGACGGCTTTTTGGCATGGTCTCCGAGATGCGGCATGGTCCCCGAGATGCGGACCGGGCTGTACGCAGAGGTGCGTACAGCCCGGTGAAAGCGCTGGTAGAGCCCCTAACGGCCGGTGCGGGCCCTCGGGGTAGGGGTCAGGCTTCCTCGGACGCCTTGGCGGCCGTGGCGACCTCGATCCAACGGTCGAGGGTACGGGCGGCGGCGCCGGAGTCGATCGACTCCTCGGCGACCCGCAGCCCCTCGCGCAACGACGTCATCAGGTCGCCGCCCAGCCCACCGGCGGCAGCCAGGGCCGCTGCCGTGTTGACCAGCACCGCGTCCCGGACCGGGCCGTGCTCACCGGCGAGCAGCCGGCGGGCCGCGTCGGCGTTGAAGGTCGCGTCCCCGCCCCGCAGGTCACCCGGGGCGGAGCGGGGCAGCCCGAGGTCGGTCGAGTCGAGCACGGTCTCGGTCACCCGGCCGTCGGCGGCGACCCACACCCGGGTCGGCGCGGCGGTGCTGAACTCGTCCAGCCCATCCTCACCGCGCATGACCAGCACCGAGTCGCCACGGCCGGCGAACACGCCGGCCATCACCGGGGCCATCCGCAGGTCGAAGCAGCCGACCGCGGCGGCGGTGGGGCGGCCCGGGTTGGTCAGCGGACCGAGGAAGTTGAAGGCGGTCGGCACGCCGAGTTCACGGCGCGGAACCGAGGCGTGTCGAAAGCCGGGGTGGAACCGGGCGGCGAAACAGAAGCCGATCCCGACCTCGGTGACGCAGCGTGCCACCCCGGCCGGGCTGAGGTCGAGCGGGATGCCGAGGAATTCGAGCAGGTCGGCGGCACCGCACGAGGAGGAGGCGGCCCGGTTGCCGTGCTTGACCACGCGTACGCCGGCCCCGGCCACCACCATCGCGGTCATGGTCGAGATGTTGACCGTGTGCGCCCGGTCGCCGCCGGTGCCGACCACGTCGACCGCGCCGGCCCGGATCTCGTCCGGCAGGTCCACCGGCACCGCGCTGGTGAGCATCGCCTCAACCAGACCGGCCAGCTCGGCGGTGGTCTCACCCTTGGCCCGCAGCGCCATCGCGAACCCGGCGATCTGGACCGGGGTGGCCGACCCGGACATGATCTCGCCCATCGCCCAGGCCGTGTCGGCGGTGGACAGTTCCTCGGCGCGCAGCAGCGCGGCGAGCAGGTTCGACCAGGTCCGTTCGCCCACGGTGGGCCTCCCGAGCGGGGGTTGGGATACGGGCTGTGGCGCAGGTTCCCCAGTGGGCTCGACCGCGTCGGGCGCGGTCGGCCGGTCCAGCGTCAGGCCGCGCTGCTCGCCCCGCTCGCGCGTACGCGCAGCAGGTCGGCGACGGTCCGGCCGGTGGTCACCGGGTCGAGCGGGTGCACCAGGGTCGCGTCGACCTGGGCGTACGCGGCCAGCCAGCGGTCCGCCGCGCGGGCGATCACCACACAGGTGGGCGGCGAGTCCTCACGGTCGTCCTTGATCTGCCGGGCGATGCCGATGCCGCCGGCCGGGGTCGCCTCACCGTCGAGCAGCATCAGGTCGATCTCGTAGGTGTCGACCAGCCGGACGCACTCCGCGTAGGTGGAGGCGTCGACGAACTCGACCGAGAGGTCACTGGCCGGACGGGTGCCCACGGCGGAGCGCATCCGGTCCCGGACCTGCGGGTCGTCGCTGTACAGCAGGACGGTGTAAAGACGTTCGGTCATCGGTCCCAGGGCTCCCAGGTCGTAGCTGCCCGCTGATCGTACCGGTCGCCGCCGGGGGGGCCGGTTCCACCCGTGGACCGGGGCCGGGGCCGCCCGGATGGCGGGACCGGGCGATCGACGTCCCGCCCCGCCCGCGACTCGCGGCCGGTCCGGTGCCACCTCCGGCCGGTCGGGCCGGGGTACGGACTCAGCCGGCCGCCCCGCCGGACACGCTCGAAGCCGAGGCACTGCCGGACGGGGTCGGGACGCTGCCGGACGGGGTCGGGACGCTGCCGGACGGGGTCGGGGCGCTGCCGGACGGGGGCGGGACGGGCGGGTCGGCATCGTCGGGGCCGACGGGGTCGAGCGTGGCGCTGGAGGAGGCCCCAGCGGCGGAGACGGTGGCAGCGGCGAGGTCGCGGGCCTCCTGGCGGTCGAGCTCACGGTCGACCCGGCGGGCCTCCCGCTCCGACTGGCGCATCCACTGGAGCACCAGAACCGCGATCATTGTCACGCTGACGAACTCGCCACCGGCCCACAGGATGCCCCCGGCGACCTTCTGGTCGGCCCACGGGTCGGACCAGTCGAGGGCGAGCGAGGGGTACCAGTCGCCGCCGAAGAGGGTGGAACTCTGCATCACGGTGAGCCCCAGCACGGTGTGGAACGGCACCGAGAGCAGCATCAGCAGCGCCCGCCCCGGGTACGGCCAGCGTCCCGGCAGCGGGTCCAGCCCGACCAGCGGCCAGAAGAACAGGCAGCCGGTGAGGATGAAGTGGGCGTGGATCAGCTCGTGCGCCCACGCGTGTTCGAGCGTGAAGCGGTAGAGGTCCGTGAAATAGAGCACGAACGGGTTCACCACGAACAGGCCGAAGGCGAACAGCGGAAAGGCGAGCACCCGGGCCACCCGGCTGTGCACCACCGCGAGCAGTCGGCGACGCGGCGCGCCGGTGAGCGTACGCAGAGCGAGGGTCATCGGCGCGCCGAGCGCGAGGAAGATCGGCGCGACCATGGACAGGACCATGTGCTGGACCATGTGTACGGACAGCAGCGACGTGTCGTACGCGTGCAGTCCGCTGACCGTCACCGCCGCTATCGAGCCGAGTCCGGGGCCGATGAACAGCACCGTCCGGGAGACCGGCCAGTGGTCGCCACGTACCCGCAGCCGGTGCACCCCGTACAGGTAGAGGCCGGTGGCGAGCACCAGGCCGACCGCCAACCAGCTGTCCAGCCTGGTCTGGGTGAAGATCGCGGAGACGGTGAACGGGGGCGGACCGGAAACCTCGGCCGACGCCAGGGTCGGCGTCAAGGTCGAGGTGAGGGTGTGAATCGGATCGACGCGCAGCACGTTTTTCAGGCTAGGCCAGTCGAAGCGGGCAAGGTTAGCTACCCCGGAACTCGTGCCGGTTTTGCCACCCCGAGGATCGCGGGTGCTGATCGGGGGCAATAATGACCGCGTGACAGCGGCCCCAGCCATTGACAAGAGCCGGATCCACTCTCTGACGCGTCCGAACATGGTCAGCGTCGGGACGATCGTGTGGCTCTCCAGCGAACTGATGTTCTTCGCGGCGCTCTTCGCGATGTACTTCTCGATCCGTGCGGCTGCGCCGGATCAGTGGGAGAAGCACACCGAGGTGCTCAAGGTCCCGTACGCGACGACGTTCACGGTGATCCTGGTGTTGTCCTCGGTCACCTGCCAGCTCGGCGTCTTCGCCGCGGAGCGGGGTGACGTGCACGCGCTGCGGCGCTGGTTCACGCTCACCTTCGTGATGGGCCTGATCTTCGTGCTTGGTCAGCTCAACGAGTACCGCAGCCTGGTACACGAGGGCGTCAAGATCAACGCAGACGGCTACGGATCGATGTTCTATCTGACCACCGGCTTCCACGGCCTGCACGTCACCGGTGGTCTGATCGCGTTCATCATCTTCATGATGCGCACCACCATGGGTCGGTTCACCCCGGCTCAGGCCACCTCGGCGATCGTCGTGTCGTACTACTGGCACTTCGTCGACGTTGTGTGGATTGCGCTGTACGGCATGATCTACTGGCTTCAGTGATCATGGCGCCGTCACCTTGCGCGCCGCCGCCCCGTCCCTGAGAAAAGGTCGAGACACCGTTAAGGACACAGGCCATGACTTCTGACACCCCCAGCGCGCGAACCGGCGCGGCCGGCTCCGATGCGGGCGGCCCCGGGACGCGGGCCAGCCGGGGCGATCGCCAACGCGGCATCTTCGCGCGGCTGCGCAGCGGCCGGTCCGCGCCGCGCAGCCGGGGCCGCCGGCGGCTGGGCGCCGCCGTGCGCCTGGTGGCCGCCCTGATCCTGGCCGGCGGTGCCTACACCGTGTTCGCGCCGGGCCTGCAGGCGCAGGACACCCCGCAGCTTTCCAGTGCGGCCCAGGAGGGCAAGGCGCTGTTCGACGTCAGCTGCGTCTCCTGCCACGGCCGCAACGCCCAGGGCATCGAGGGCCGGGGTCCGAGCCTGATCGGCGTCGGCTCCGCCTCGGTCGAGTTCCAGGTGGGATCCGGGCGCATGCCGCTGGGCCGCCAGGAGGCTCAGGCCGAGCGCA of the Micromonospora sp. NBC_01796 genome contains:
- a CDS encoding sulfurtransferase TusA family protein, whose amino-acid sequence is MTAAASSDPVEVLDCLGQRCPLPVIAAARRLPELPVGAVLRVLADDPAAAIDFPAWCRMRGQEFVAAGSVDDSPAYDLRRLH
- a CDS encoding cysteine desulfurase family protein, whose product is MNPVAPPESVTPVYFDTATAAPLHPVARQALLAALTDGWADPAKLYTQARRARQLLDAARAATAQILGVRPDELSFTASGTTAAHAAVLGGLAGRRRAGNTLVHSAIEHSAVLHAAGRHVAAGGSAVSVPVDRLGRIDPAAWSAAVTAPGVAFAALISASHEVGTLQPVTEAAEVCATAGVPLYVDAAQSLGRVALPEGWSVLSASAHKWGGPPGVGLLVVRKGTRWLSPYPEDEREAGRTPGVLNLPAIVAAAAALRAVTTDAVAEAARLSALVDRIRATVAATVPDVEVVGDPDHRLPHLVTFSCLYVDGEALLHALDRRGFAVSSGSSCTSSTLEPSHVLAAMGVLSHGNVRISLHRESTAAEVDRFLAELPTVVADLRAEAGVVGL
- the ctaC gene encoding aa3-type cytochrome oxidase subunit II, encoding MVARGSDVRPTAGRRSQRRNAVRLAGLGVGGAALLTLLTGCDVGGAVSGFGWPQGGITPQSHRMYDLWIASAIAALAVGVFVWGLIFWCIIRYRKRGDSLPVQTRFNMPMEFLYTIAPVLIVAVLFYYTAIIQTDVDRTSKNPDVTVEVVAFKWNWQFNYRDGVGADANTVASTLGTTEVIPILVLPTDRSIRFEETSKDVIHSFWVPELLFKRDVFPGNVRNVFEVTRLTTEGAYVGRCAELCGTYHSMMNFELRVVSPTEYDQFLAAKKAGQSTQDALSAIGEDPLATTTEPFKTRRDQNNFNKTNATGVGS
- a CDS encoding cytochrome c oxidase subunit 4; its protein translation is MKSEWRLFGILAVFLFIVTFVYAGWTDGQMGHVDWIGSTALALSTLLLLMCGGFFWFVSRRIDPRPEDRPDAEIADGAGEIGFFSPGSYWPFGLAVSASIAGLGLVFWLWWLIGVGLLAVIFSACGLLFEYYSGTRRTAEH
- the trpD gene encoding anthranilate phosphoribosyltransferase, with product MGERTWSNLLAALLRAEELSTADTAWAMGEIMSGSATPVQIAGFAMALRAKGETTAELAGLVEAMLTSAVPVDLPDEIRAGAVDVVGTGGDRAHTVNISTMTAMVVAGAGVRVVKHGNRAASSSCGAADLLEFLGIPLDLSPAGVARCVTEVGIGFCFAARFHPGFRHASVPRRELGVPTAFNFLGPLTNPGRPTAAAVGCFDLRMAPVMAGVFAGRGDSVLVMRGEDGLDEFSTAAPTRVWVAADGRVTETVLDSTDLGLPRSAPGDLRGGDATFNADAARRLLAGEHGPVRDAVLVNTAAALAAAGGLGGDLMTSLREGLRVAEESIDSGAAARTLDRWIEVATAAKASEEA
- the ctaE gene encoding aa3-type cytochrome oxidase subunit III; its protein translation is MTAAPAIDKSRIHSLTRPNMVSVGTIVWLSSELMFFAALFAMYFSIRAAAPDQWEKHTEVLKVPYATTFTVILVLSSVTCQLGVFAAERGDVHALRRWFTLTFVMGLIFVLGQLNEYRSLVHEGVKINADGYGSMFYLTTGFHGLHVTGGLIAFIIFMMRTTMGRFTPAQATSAIVVSYYWHFVDVVWIALYGMIYWLQ